One Candidatus Methylomirabilota bacterium genomic region harbors:
- a CDS encoding ABC transporter ATP-binding protein, translating to MIRLWQIAKVYSLGKVEVRALDGVTLTIGPGEFVALVGPSGCGKSTLLNLMAGIDRPTLGEVWLEGERLDRLSDDGLTRLRRTKVGIVYQFFNLLPTLTARENVALPLLLDSLPRGEIEGRVEQGLQRVGLTHRAEHWPHELSGGEQQRVAIARAIVAGPRVVLADEPTGNLDSVAGGAVLDLLEELHRNHGQTIVLATHSHEAVKRAGRIIHLRDGRIEGLDGS from the coding sequence ATGATCAGACTGTGGCAGATTGCAAAGGTCTATTCGCTGGGCAAGGTTGAGGTGCGGGCCCTGGATGGTGTCACGCTGACCATTGGGCCTGGGGAGTTTGTCGCATTGGTCGGACCGAGCGGTTGCGGCAAGAGTACCCTGCTCAACCTGATGGCCGGGATCGACCGGCCGACCTTGGGGGAGGTGTGGCTTGAGGGGGAGCGTCTGGATCGTCTGTCCGACGATGGCCTTACGCGGCTTCGCCGGACCAAGGTTGGGATCGTCTACCAGTTCTTCAACCTGCTTCCGACACTCACCGCCAGGGAGAACGTCGCCCTACCTCTCCTGTTAGATAGCTTGCCGCGCGGTGAGATCGAGGGACGCGTTGAGCAGGGACTGCAACGGGTAGGGTTGACACACCGCGCGGAGCACTGGCCCCATGAGCTGTCCGGCGGGGAACAGCAGCGGGTGGCGATAGCCCGAGCGATCGTGGCTGGGCCGCGGGTTGTCCTGGCCGACGAGCCGACCGGAAACCTGGATTCGGTAGCGGGTGGCGCGGTCCTGGATCTGCTCGAGGAGTTGCATCGGAATCACGGCCAGACGATTGTTCTGGCAACCCACAGCCATGAGGCGGTGAAAAGGGCCGGTCGGATTATCCACCTCCGCGATGGGAGGATAGAGGGGCTCGATGGGTCCTGA
- a CDS encoding sodium:proton antiporter, whose translation MGHQLGLIWVTPFALLLLSIAVLPLLVPRWWEFNLNKAITSAVFSLPVLFYIFRLDSSRLLDTGIEYAAFMALLTALFIISGGIYLRGSLSGTPFTNTAVLAMGAIFSNLIGTTGASMLLIRPILRANERRRHQVHIVVFFIFIVSNIGGLLTPLGDPPLFLGFLRGVPFEWTIRLLPHWLMMITALLIIFYVWDRRWFQVERTIHREAARTEFDVVEKLSVEGKVNVLLLLGVLAVAFVIGRFGVQIGLQSEYARRGGQVMGMGILAGLSMLMTCQETRAANGFTLSPIVEVAVIFAGIFATMIPALAILESRGGELGLARPWQFFWVSGLLSSVLDNAPTYLTFASMASGLMGTEAARLGQLLQATIGPMHGETLLTAISVGAVSMGANTYIGNGPNFMVKAIAEDAGIKMPSFFGYMKYSIGILLPLFLLVTLVFFRS comes from the coding sequence TTGGGTCATCAGCTTGGCCTGATCTGGGTGACCCCATTCGCCCTGTTACTCCTTTCCATTGCGGTTCTGCCGCTGCTGGTTCCCCGCTGGTGGGAATTTAACCTCAACAAGGCGATCACCAGCGCCGTCTTCTCGCTTCCCGTATTATTCTACATCTTCAGGCTGGATAGTTCTCGCCTTCTCGATACGGGGATTGAGTATGCGGCATTTATGGCCCTGCTCACAGCCCTGTTTATCATCTCCGGCGGAATCTACCTGCGAGGTTCACTATCCGGAACCCCTTTCACCAACACCGCCGTCCTGGCGATGGGGGCCATCTTCTCAAATCTTATCGGAACCACAGGCGCATCGATGCTGCTGATTCGTCCGATTCTTCGCGCCAACGAGCGGCGTCGGCATCAGGTGCACATTGTGGTGTTCTTCATTTTCATCGTCTCGAATATCGGCGGGCTGCTTACCCCCCTGGGCGATCCGCCGCTCTTCCTCGGCTTTCTTCGAGGGGTACCGTTCGAGTGGACGATCCGGCTGCTGCCTCACTGGCTCATGATGATCACGGCGCTGCTCATCATCTTCTACGTATGGGACCGGCGTTGGTTTCAGGTTGAGCGAACGATACACCGGGAGGCCGCAAGGACGGAGTTCGATGTTGTGGAGAAGCTCAGCGTGGAAGGCAAGGTGAATGTCCTGCTATTACTGGGCGTGCTCGCGGTGGCCTTTGTGATCGGGCGATTCGGGGTTCAGATCGGTCTGCAGTCCGAATATGCGCGCCGGGGAGGGCAGGTGATGGGGATGGGCATTCTCGCAGGACTGTCGATGCTGATGACGTGTCAGGAAACGCGCGCCGCCAACGGCTTCACCTTGTCCCCCATTGTCGAGGTAGCCGTAATCTTTGCAGGGATCTTCGCGACGATGATCCCTGCTCTGGCCATCCTGGAGTCACGCGGAGGCGAACTCGGCCTTGCGCGACCATGGCAGTTCTTTTGGGTGTCGGGACTCCTCTCGAGCGTCCTCGACAATGCGCCGACTTATCTGACCTTTGCGTCAATGGCCAGCGGCCTGATGGGAACGGAGGCCGCGCGTCTGGGTCAACTTCTGCAGGCCACAATCGGGCCCATGCATGGAGAAACGCTTCTGACCGCGATTTCTGTTGGCGCCGTCTCCATGGGCGCGAATACCTATATCGGCAACGGTCCCAACTTCATGGTCAAGGCGATCGCAGAAGATGCCGGGATCAAGATGCCGTCGTTCTTTGGGTATATGAAGTATTCCATCGGCATTCTCCTTCCCCTGTTTCTCCTGGTTACCCTCGTCTTCTTCCGCTCATAG
- a CDS encoding endonuclease III — MVTNRQITRILGQVRQAISAWEPGVVGKIAEESRDPFRVLISCILSQQTKDHVTGEASDRLYRLADRPDTMLMLSERQIEKAIYPVSFYRIKTRAIREVCHTLLTQFAGRVPDTLEALLSLNGVGRKTANLVVTVGYRKPGICVDTHVHRISNRWGYVKTKTPEQTEMALRRTLPKRHWIYYNDLLVPFGQHLCRPISPFCSRCPIERWCAKVGVTIHR, encoded by the coding sequence TTGGTCACCAACCGGCAGATAACTAGAATCTTGGGGCAGGTCCGACAAGCTATCAGCGCCTGGGAGCCCGGCGTCGTGGGCAAGATCGCCGAGGAGTCCCGCGATCCGTTTCGAGTCCTGATCTCCTGCATCCTGAGCCAGCAAACCAAGGATCACGTCACGGGTGAAGCCTCGGATCGGCTGTATCGGCTTGCCGATAGGCCGGACACGATGCTCATGCTGAGCGAGCGGCAGATCGAGAAGGCCATCTACCCGGTCAGTTTCTATCGGATCAAAACCAGAGCCATCCGTGAGGTCTGCCACACCCTTCTGACCCAGTTCGCCGGGCGCGTCCCCGATACTCTCGAGGCGCTTCTCAGCCTCAATGGGGTCGGTCGAAAGACCGCTAACCTTGTCGTAACGGTGGGCTATAGAAAGCCGGGGATCTGCGTCGATACGCATGTCCATCGGATCTCGAACCGCTGGGGTTACGTCAAGACTAAGACCCCCGAACAGACCGAAATGGCCCTTCGGCGGACACTGCCGAAGCGGCACTGGATCTATTACAACGACCTGCTGGTCCCATTCGGGCAGCACCTGTGCCGGCCGATCTCCCCTTTCTGCAGCCGCTGCCCGATCGAGCGCTGGTGCGCCAAGGTCGGCGTGACCATCCATCGGTAA
- the pal gene encoding peptidoglycan-associated lipoprotein Pal — protein MAGKESPLKDIFFDFDKSTIRNDAKSNLKEDLQWLNANPAAQITVEGHCDERGTAEYNLGLGERRAKATRDYLVAAGINAKRIKTVSFGKERPFVMGHDESAWKWNRRAHFVVSER, from the coding sequence ATGGCAGGCAAGGAGTCGCCGCTCAAGGACATCTTCTTCGACTTTGACAAATCGACTATCCGCAACGATGCAAAGTCAAATCTCAAGGAGGATCTTCAGTGGCTGAACGCTAATCCGGCAGCGCAGATTACGGTTGAAGGTCACTGCGACGAACGCGGGACGGCGGAATACAATCTAGGCCTGGGCGAACGACGGGCCAAGGCTACCAGAGACTACCTGGTGGCGGCCGGCATCAATGCCAAGCGCATCAAGACCGTGAGCTTCGGAAAGGAACGCCCGTTCGTCATGGGTCATGACGAGTCGGCCTGGAAGTGGAATCGCCGAGCACACTTCGTGGTGAGCGAGCGGTAG
- a CDS encoding FtsX-like permease family protein: MGPDVHTWSIIRLTILRHLWTSPVRMLVTITGVAIGVATFTAIQVTNESVLRSFTRAIDLVAGRATLEISGGELGIDERLLPTVQRVDGVSAAAPIMQAVASVADQHGEALLLMGVDLFAEDPFREYRLADGDRPPGMEELLSPNAIFVTAAFAEAHGLQKGGTLTLLVGPRRQRFSIKGLLTSQGPARAFDGNIAILDIAAAQVAFGKIGRLDRIDLVTDERVPLDEIRARLADVLPPHLTVQRPDRRGHQVEKMLRAFRLNLTALSAIALLVSLFLVYNAVSLSVLERRRQIGILRSLGLTRGAVAALFTAEGMALGLMGSLLGVGGGLLLGRALLQTVSQTVSSLYAFLRVEEIEVSPVLLLTALGLGSAGALLASLAPAYAASRIAPKDAMQIGSSERTWVRRSPLILLCGLLLLTVSFLLTRPGPIGGAPLFGYLSLACLIFGVACFTPQLLRCIGSGIHALCGGKRAPLLTLAAGNLSSQVGRSAVAVAAMMTAIAMLVGLTLMIGSFRRTVELWVEQTIRADLIVSPAARFVKGSQARLPGFFIEGAARIPGIAALDPFIGQRVELLGQQGLLAAGDFEVVAGYGRLLFRKGESAIVLKHAKAEGGVIISESLALSRGLTEGDRLPLFLPSGRVELPIAGVFYDYSTDGGKVVMDRTLWAKLLGEPGADILAIYLQPGADLAAVRRQLLTIAGEGSAIALNSNQALRARVLVVFDNTFAVARALELIAILVGVLGIFNVLWASVLSRRREIGVLRSVGATRAQLLRIVLGEAGLLGLLADLLGLLAGIALSLILIYVINKQSFGWTIQFQFSWWVVLKSSIIALGTALLAGYLPARQAAHLNIAAAVAYEG; this comes from the coding sequence ATGGGTCCTGACGTGCATACCTGGTCGATCATACGGCTTACCATCCTTCGCCATCTGTGGACGAGCCCGGTCAGAATGCTGGTAACCATAACGGGCGTCGCCATCGGTGTCGCCACCTTCACCGCAATCCAGGTGACCAACGAGAGCGTCTTGCGCTCGTTTACGCGGGCCATCGATCTGGTGGCAGGTCGAGCCACGCTGGAGATCTCCGGTGGCGAACTGGGCATCGACGAACGGCTTCTGCCGACGGTGCAGCGGGTGGACGGGGTATCGGCTGCCGCGCCAATCATGCAAGCCGTCGCTTCCGTCGCGGATCAGCATGGCGAAGCCCTTCTGCTGATGGGCGTCGATCTGTTCGCCGAAGATCCGTTTCGAGAGTATCGACTGGCTGACGGCGACCGTCCGCCCGGGATGGAGGAGTTGCTCAGCCCCAACGCAATCTTTGTGACTGCTGCGTTCGCAGAGGCGCACGGACTGCAGAAAGGTGGAACCCTCACCCTTCTGGTCGGGCCGAGACGACAGCGGTTCAGCATCAAGGGACTGCTTACCTCGCAAGGGCCGGCGCGGGCCTTCGATGGCAATATAGCGATCTTAGACATTGCCGCGGCTCAGGTAGCGTTCGGTAAGATCGGGCGACTCGATCGGATCGATCTGGTGACGGATGAGCGGGTGCCGCTGGATGAGATTAGGGCGCGCCTGGCAGACGTCCTCCCTCCACATCTGACTGTCCAGCGACCGGATCGGCGAGGCCACCAGGTGGAGAAGATGCTCAGGGCGTTTCGTCTCAACTTGACCGCCTTGAGCGCGATCGCGCTGCTGGTCAGCCTCTTCCTGGTCTACAATGCCGTTTCCCTTTCCGTTCTGGAGCGGCGGCGTCAGATCGGAATCCTTCGTTCACTCGGGCTCACGCGCGGTGCAGTGGCCGCGCTCTTTACCGCGGAAGGGATGGCGCTGGGGCTCATGGGCTCGCTGCTTGGAGTCGGCGGCGGGCTGCTGCTTGGCCGGGCCCTCCTGCAGACGGTCTCACAGACGGTCTCGTCCCTCTATGCCTTCCTCCGGGTAGAAGAGATCGAGGTTAGTCCGGTCCTGCTGCTCACGGCGCTCGGGTTGGGAAGCGCCGGCGCCTTACTGGCCTCCCTCGCGCCGGCCTATGCGGCGAGCCGGATCGCGCCAAAGGACGCGATGCAGATCGGGTCCTCTGAAAGGACCTGGGTGCGCCGCTCCCCGCTCATTCTCCTGTGCGGCCTCCTGCTGCTCACCGTCTCTTTCTTGTTGACTCGCCCGGGTCCGATTGGTGGCGCTCCCCTCTTCGGCTATCTTTCTCTGGCCTGCCTCATCTTTGGCGTCGCCTGTTTCACCCCCCAGCTCTTGCGCTGCATCGGGTCGGGCATTCATGCCCTCTGCGGGGGAAAGCGGGCTCCACTGCTTACGCTTGCGGCCGGCAACCTCTCTTCACAGGTCGGCCGAAGTGCGGTCGCGGTCGCCGCCATGATGACCGCCATTGCGATGCTGGTTGGGCTGACTCTCATGATCGGCAGCTTCCGGCGAACGGTGGAGCTGTGGGTGGAGCAGACGATCAGGGCCGACCTCATCGTGTCGCCGGCTGCCCGCTTCGTGAAGGGAAGTCAGGCAAGGCTTCCGGGCTTCTTCATCGAAGGCGCCGCTCGGATCCCCGGTATCGCTGCCCTCGACCCGTTCATCGGCCAGCGTGTCGAACTGCTCGGACAGCAGGGGCTGCTCGCGGCGGGGGACTTCGAGGTGGTTGCGGGTTACGGCAGGCTCCTGTTCAGGAAAGGGGAGTCGGCCATTGTTCTTAAGCACGCAAAGGCTGAGGGCGGGGTCATCATTTCCGAGAGTCTCGCGCTGTCCAGAGGGCTTACCGAGGGGGATCGGTTGCCTCTCTTCCTTCCCTCAGGTCGGGTCGAACTCCCGATTGCCGGGGTCTTCTATGACTACTCGACCGACGGCGGCAAGGTCGTGATGGATCGGACGCTCTGGGCGAAGCTCTTGGGTGAGCCTGGAGCCGACATCCTGGCGATCTATCTTCAGCCTGGCGCTGACCTCGCCGCTGTGCGGCGACAGCTTCTGACGATTGCGGGGGAGGGCAGCGCGATCGCGCTCAACTCGAATCAAGCGCTGAGGGCCAGGGTTCTGGTGGTCTTTGACAACACCTTTGCGGTGGCGCGCGCCCTGGAACTGATCGCGATCCTGGTGGGCGTGCTCGGGATCTTTAACGTCTTGTGGGCCTCGGTCCTGAGTCGCCGGCGGGAGATCGGCGTACTGCGGTCGGTCGGGGCGACGAGAGCGCAGCTTCTGCGGATCGTCCTGGGGGAAGCGGGACTCCTCGGCCTGTTGGCTGATCTGCTTGGCCTGCTTGCCGGCATCGCGCTGTCGCTCATTCTGATCTATGTCATCAACAAGCAGTCATTCGGCTGGACCATCCAGTTTCAGTTCTCCTGGTGGGTTGTCCTCAAGTCGTCGATCATTGCGCTCGGTACGGCATTACTGGCCGGCTATCTGCCTGCAAGGCAGGCGGCCCATCTGAACATCGCGGCGGCAGTGGCGTATGAGGGATAA
- a CDS encoding metallophosphoesterase has product MSYQQSQQSKGIFRIAHLSDLHLTSLVDVKTRDLLSKRALGYLSWRLRRRREHAPEILAALLHDLSGLALDHIVITGDLTHIGLPSEFAQVRQWLEMLGSPTDVTVVPGNHDTYVRTPWENTFALWAPYMASDPGLRTGQQQAPGRSFFPSARIRGHTVLIGATSAHPSAPFFATGSLGVAQMDRLGDVLDLTRRQGLFRILLIHHPPMTGMVGWRKQLTDWAALRALLARYGVEMIVHGHTHRSSVVYLPEVQDTIPVIGAPSASARRTQPKRCAGYYVHEVRPSSHGWEIRISARIYSQMDHCFLAGNQQVIRVPCSVTGSLYTTVHPHSHPAQHRQGA; this is encoded by the coding sequence ATGTCGTATCAACAGTCTCAGCAGAGCAAAGGAATCTTCAGGATCGCCCACCTCTCCGATCTCCATCTCACATCACTGGTTGATGTCAAGACCCGCGATCTCCTGAGCAAGCGCGCACTCGGCTATCTGTCCTGGCGACTCCGGCGTCGCCGTGAGCATGCGCCTGAGATCTTAGCTGCTTTGCTTCACGACTTGAGCGGGCTGGCGTTGGACCACATCGTGATTACGGGCGATCTGACCCACATCGGCCTCCCCAGTGAATTTGCACAAGTCCGACAATGGCTGGAAATGCTTGGCTCACCGACCGATGTTACCGTTGTCCCGGGTAATCACGATACATACGTTCGCACTCCGTGGGAGAATACCTTCGCCTTGTGGGCGCCTTACATGGCCTCCGATCCGGGACTGCGAACCGGACAACAGCAGGCGCCAGGCCGTTCATTCTTTCCAAGCGCACGTATACGTGGACATACCGTTCTGATTGGAGCGACCTCCGCACACCCCTCCGCTCCTTTTTTTGCCACGGGAAGTCTGGGAGTTGCACAGATGGACAGACTCGGCGACGTCCTCGATCTCACCCGCCGACAGGGGTTGTTCAGGATCCTCCTCATCCACCATCCTCCTATGACGGGCATGGTCGGGTGGCGGAAACAACTTACCGACTGGGCCGCGTTAAGGGCCCTTCTCGCCCGGTACGGTGTGGAGATGATTGTGCACGGACATACCCATCGTTCTTCCGTGGTGTACCTTCCCGAGGTGCAAGACACTATCCCCGTGATAGGCGCGCCTTCCGCCTCCGCGCGCAGGACACAGCCGAAGCGATGTGCGGGGTATTATGTCCATGAGGTGCGTCCGTCGTCTCATGGATGGGAGATCCGAATATCGGCACGCATCTACTCCCAGATGGACCATTGTTTTCTTGCGGGGAATCAGCAAGTGATAAGGGTACCATGCTCCGTAACGGGCTCACTGTATACGACGGTACACCCACATAGTCACCCCGCCCAGCACCGCCAGGGGGCTTAA
- a CDS encoding response regulator transcription factor produces MIGKKILVVDDDEDMRRGLGIRLKASGYNVVLAHDAISATGMARKEKPDLIILDIGLPGGDGFIVMERLVSITETSVPFIVVTGRDPSTNRKRALDAGARAFFLKPADNDQLLAAIEKVLGETERPAPTAGPHGPSKEYWDLSTDD; encoded by the coding sequence ATGATTGGAAAAAAGATTCTGGTTGTTGATGATGATGAAGATATGCGACGCGGGCTGGGCATACGGTTGAAAGCCAGCGGCTACAATGTTGTCCTCGCCCACGATGCCATCTCTGCAACCGGCATGGCGCGAAAGGAAAAACCTGATCTGATCATCCTTGATATTGGACTGCCCGGAGGAGACGGCTTCATCGTGATGGAGCGATTGGTATCGATAACCGAGACCTCCGTACCCTTTATTGTTGTGACCGGCAGAGATCCATCGACGAACAGGAAACGGGCTCTGGATGCCGGCGCCAGGGCCTTCTTCCTCAAGCCTGCCGATAACGATCAGCTTCTGGCCGCTATTGAGAAGGTTCTGGGCGAAACCGAGCGGCCTGCGCCGACGGCTGGCCCGCATGGACCGTCCAAGGAGTATTGGGATCTGTCGACGGACGATTAG
- a CDS encoding HAMP domain-containing histidine kinase — protein MTEALRSTGRSWALTITIILAAEIFVADLVLPLGLAVWLPYAGLVLISLWTPSRRHTLYSAVAATALLLLAAFLAPPGSSDITPLHALFNRALGVLFIWMTAGFCFQRKRVEETEKHTHEELERLVKERTVELSQSNEQLRHEVTQRKVALAELEQTRRQQLELRDQFLSHVSHELRSPLTAIYQFVTILLDELAGDLSSEQREYLEIVLRNANQLRTMIEDLLEVTRVQTGKLSIEAQPTSIAELIGETVSSLRTLAGAKGIALSADVAAHLPSVYADPQRVGQILRNLIENGIRFTPDNGTITIRAHLFDEERHAIRIAVADTGCGISPEECEKIFERLYQGTSSIEASRKGLGLGLSICRELVSRHGGRIWVESQLGRGSTFFFTLPIFSSANQLAPLAVTDHPHKGATA, from the coding sequence ATGACGGAGGCACTCCGAAGCACCGGGCGGAGTTGGGCTCTCACCATCACCATCATTCTTGCCGCTGAGATATTCGTGGCGGATCTCGTACTGCCACTGGGGCTGGCGGTCTGGCTTCCGTATGCGGGGCTTGTGCTGATTTCTTTATGGACGCCATCTCGAAGGCACACCCTCTATAGTGCAGTGGCCGCAACGGCCCTCCTCCTGCTGGCCGCCTTTCTTGCTCCACCCGGTTCCTCCGATATCACGCCACTTCATGCCTTGTTTAACCGCGCGCTCGGCGTCCTGTTTATCTGGATGACGGCAGGCTTCTGCTTTCAGCGCAAGCGAGTAGAGGAAACGGAGAAACACACTCATGAAGAGCTTGAAAGGTTGGTGAAGGAGCGGACAGTCGAGCTTTCACAATCTAATGAACAGTTGCGACATGAGGTGACCCAGCGTAAGGTGGCGCTCGCGGAGCTGGAACAGACCCGACGACAACAACTGGAATTAAGAGATCAGTTTCTTTCCCACGTCTCGCATGAGCTTCGCTCGCCCTTGACCGCCATCTATCAATTTGTGACGATTCTCTTGGACGAATTGGCCGGTGACCTCAGCAGTGAGCAACGGGAGTACCTGGAGATCGTACTGAGGAACGCCAACCAACTTCGGACGATGATTGAGGATCTCCTGGAGGTCACCCGGGTTCAGACGGGTAAGCTCTCGATTGAGGCGCAGCCTACCTCGATAGCCGAACTGATCGGCGAAACCGTCAGCTCCCTGCGTACGCTTGCCGGCGCGAAAGGCATCGCCCTCTCTGCTGACGTGGCCGCTCACCTCCCGTCTGTGTATGCCGATCCTCAACGCGTCGGACAGATTCTTCGGAACCTGATCGAGAACGGGATCAGATTCACACCTGATAATGGGACCATCACCATCCGTGCCCATCTGTTTGATGAAGAGCGTCACGCTATCCGCATTGCGGTGGCCGATACCGGATGCGGAATAAGCCCCGAGGAATGCGAGAAGATTTTTGAGCGGTTGTACCAGGGAACAAGCTCTATCGAAGCCAGCCGAAAGGGTCTTGGACTTGGACTGTCTATCTGCAGGGAATTGGTTTCTCGCCACGGCGGGCGAATCTGGGTGGAAAGTCAACTCGGGCGCGGCAGCACATTTTTCTTTACGCTGCCGATCTTCTCATCAGCGAACCAGCTTGCACCCCTTGCTGTCACTGACCATCCACACAAAGGAGCAACGGCATGA
- a CDS encoding carotenoid 1,2-hydratase, translated as MRDKGFGIAMPVLSLVEAVALFCLLSGFMASAEAAFRQALPGYRFAFPRDHASHPDFKTEWWYYSGHLQTEDGQRFGYQLTFFRVGVDPSLRGTSRSLWAVRDLHLAHFALSDLTHRRFQYWERRSRGALDSAGALTKEFKVWNGPWEASGDGKAQHLIAHVEGYAIDLTLSLSKPPAIHGSNGVSQKAAGLGRASHYYSLTRMTTKGILTFAGKRQTVTGSTWMDHEFGSNQLTESQVGWDWFAIQLENGAELMLYQLRLTDGRPDLHSSGSLIHSDGRVEHLPRSAFMLTPQEVWQSPKSSGRYPIRWRVQVPDRHLDLSVRAAFPDQELDTRGSTLVTYWEGSVAISGTAGDRPISGVGYLEMTGYVAPFRELY; from the coding sequence ATGAGGGATAAGGGGTTCGGAATCGCAATGCCTGTGCTGAGCCTGGTCGAAGCAGTGGCGCTCTTTTGCCTGCTTAGCGGGTTTATGGCGTCGGCAGAAGCGGCCTTCCGGCAGGCGCTTCCCGGCTATCGATTTGCTTTTCCGCGGGATCATGCCTCGCATCCCGACTTCAAGACCGAGTGGTGGTACTATTCGGGTCATCTGCAGACCGAGGACGGGCAGCGGTTCGGCTACCAACTGACCTTCTTTCGGGTTGGCGTCGATCCGTCTCTGAGAGGCACAAGCCGATCACTCTGGGCGGTTCGAGACTTGCATCTGGCTCACTTCGCCCTCTCTGACCTCACACATCGACGCTTCCAATACTGGGAGCGCCGCAGTCGCGGCGCCCTGGACTCGGCCGGCGCCTTGACCAAAGAGTTCAAGGTCTGGAACGGCCCATGGGAAGCCAGTGGAGACGGGAAGGCCCAGCATTTAATCGCTCATGTTGAGGGGTATGCGATCGACCTCACCCTGAGCCTGAGCAAACCGCCCGCCATCCATGGCAGTAATGGCGTGAGCCAAAAGGCGGCCGGGCTAGGCCGTGCCTCTCACTATTACTCGCTTACCAGGATGACCACCAAGGGGATCTTGACCTTCGCCGGAAAGCGGCAGACCGTGACCGGATCAACCTGGATGGATCACGAGTTTGGGAGTAACCAACTTACGGAATCGCAGGTAGGCTGGGACTGGTTCGCGATCCAGCTTGAGAATGGCGCCGAGCTGATGCTCTATCAACTTCGGTTGACGGATGGCCGTCCTGATCTCCACTCCAGCGGCAGCCTGATCCATTCGGACGGGCGAGTCGAGCATCTGCCGCGCAGCGCCTTTATGCTGACGCCGCAAGAAGTCTGGCAGAGTCCGAAGAGTAGCGGTCGGTACCCGATCCGATGGCGGGTCCAAGTCCCCGACCGACACCTCGACCTGTCGGTGCGGGCAGCGTTTCCCGATCAGGAGCTGGATACGCGCGGCAGCACCCTGGTCACCTACTGGGAAGGGTCAGTCGCCATTTCTGGGACTGCGGGTGACCGGCCGATTTCCGGCGTGGGATATCTCGAAATGACCGGTTACGTCGCACCCTTCCGCGAACTCTACTGA
- the lptG gene encoding LPS export ABC transporter permease LptG: MSTIDRHIWFRVIKGYALVMAVLLSVFSLMAFVNELDSVGRGTYTLGDAFLNVLLTVPSRMIELAPATAVLGSIIGLGELAASHELIAMQALGTAPLRIGWSVTVTGILLMTVVIGVQEWVAPSTDQLAYTLRTQAISNPDGLHTKRGFWSRDGRQFIRVHQVLPGRVLSDVEIYEFDDHDRLRLVTWAARADPKDSHRWMLIDVAQRMIEGEGAVAKQGASLPWAGSLTPAQVDLLILPVDILSRSTLSQYIAFLKKTDQDVARLEIRLWQQMTMPLSTLMMVLVAIPFVLGPLRKATAGQRILHGSLIGATFHLGSHSIAYLGAIWHLNPALTVLSPLAVLGGVTMWVYRRIQ; this comes from the coding sequence ATGAGTACGATAGATCGCCATATCTGGTTCCGGGTGATCAAGGGCTATGCCCTTGTGATGGCCGTTCTGTTGTCGGTCTTCAGCCTGATGGCGTTCGTCAACGAGCTGGACTCGGTGGGCCGCGGCACCTACACGCTGGGCGACGCGTTCCTGAATGTCCTCTTGACCGTACCGAGCCGGATGATCGAGCTGGCGCCGGCGACCGCCGTACTGGGGAGCATCATCGGCCTCGGAGAATTAGCAGCTAGCCACGAACTCATCGCCATGCAGGCCTTGGGTACTGCGCCGCTGCGTATCGGATGGTCGGTAACCGTAACCGGCATCCTCCTCATGACTGTGGTGATAGGGGTTCAGGAGTGGGTTGCTCCGTCCACGGATCAACTTGCCTACACGCTCCGCACCCAAGCGATCTCGAACCCGGACGGCCTGCATACTAAGCGGGGATTCTGGTCGCGCGATGGGCGGCAATTTATTCGGGTACATCAGGTGCTGCCCGGTCGCGTTCTCTCCGATGTCGAGATCTACGAATTCGACGACCACGATCGGTTGCGCCTGGTGACATGGGCTGCACGAGCCGACCCAAAGGATTCGCATCGGTGGATGCTCATAGACGTGGCGCAACGAATGATCGAAGGAGAAGGGGCAGTGGCGAAGCAAGGTGCCAGTCTTCCCTGGGCTGGATCACTGACACCGGCGCAGGTGGACCTGCTCATCCTGCCCGTTGATATTCTGTCGCGTTCTACCCTCAGCCAGTATATAGCATTCCTGAAAAAGACCGATCAGGATGTGGCGCGTCTGGAGATCCGTCTGTGGCAGCAGATGACGATGCCCCTGTCGACCCTGATGATGGTACTCGTCGCGATCCCTTTTGTACTCGGTCCCCTTCGGAAGGCGACTGCCGGCCAGCGGATCCTTCACGGATCGCTGATCGGCGCTACCTTTCATCTGGGCAGCCATTCCATAGCCTATCTCGGGGCCATCTGGCATCTGAACCCAGCGCTGACCGTATTAAGCCCCCTGGCGGTGCTGGGCGGGGTGACTATGTGGGTGTACCGTCGTATACAGTGA